One window of Sphingobacteriales bacterium genomic DNA carries:
- a CDS encoding oligopeptide transporter, OPT family, translated as MSNSNQPYVLPHVQLPEITIKSIILGVLLSAILAGANAYLGLFAGMTVSASIPASVISMAILRMFRRSNILENNGVQTAASAGESLAAGVIFTFPALVLMQYWTAFNYWETTLISLCGGLLGVLFTIPLRRALIVEKKLLFPEGVATAEVLKTGDTGGKSVKYLLVGSIAGAAVKFAEAGFKLWEGVFEKGTLLQEKAFLYFGINLSPALVAVGYIIRLRIAVLVFMGGVISWWIAIPAYIAVNGAPADADAVTLGGQIWNANIRYLGAGAMLIGGLWALVSIRTALMSALTHGLAAFRKNAGIQKAELRTDRDLPMSLLLTMMGFLIIAIFFIYHREIAVLPVSLFMAVVMVVAGFLFSAVAGYMAGLVGSSNNPISGVTIATLLVASLLLLALMGTGSAKGPAAAILIGAVVCCAAAIAGDNMQDLKAGYILGATPKKQQTMQIIGVTAGALVLAPVLTLLNTAYGFGPKTAENPDALAAPQATLMQSVTQGVFGGNLPWLMIGLGVLMGAIVIVADLYQEKRGSSFRLPVLAVAVGAYLPFELDSAIMLGGLISWFASRQLSTRNGKNSGEGSQSGLLFASGLITGEALIGIALAVPVAISGSTNVLALLQEPLSSWIGALALAAVCAGLYLSASKSSETPK; from the coding sequence ATGTCCAACTCCAACCAACCTTATGTATTGCCCCATGTTCAGTTGCCGGAAATTACCATAAAGAGCATCATCTTAGGAGTGCTTTTGTCGGCAATTTTGGCGGGGGCAAATGCTTATTTGGGATTGTTTGCCGGTATGACCGTGTCCGCTTCTATTCCTGCTTCGGTTATTTCAATGGCCATCCTTCGCATGTTCCGGCGCAGCAATATTCTGGAAAACAACGGAGTGCAGACAGCCGCCTCAGCAGGAGAATCGCTGGCAGCCGGAGTGATTTTCACTTTTCCCGCATTGGTGCTGATGCAATATTGGACAGCGTTTAATTATTGGGAAACCACACTGATTTCGCTTTGTGGAGGATTGCTGGGTGTCTTGTTTACAATCCCATTGCGCAGGGCACTTATTGTAGAGAAAAAATTACTGTTTCCGGAGGGTGTAGCGACTGCCGAAGTATTGAAAACAGGGGATACCGGAGGGAAATCGGTAAAATATCTGTTGGTCGGCAGTATTGCCGGAGCGGCAGTCAAATTTGCTGAAGCCGGTTTTAAACTTTGGGAAGGGGTATTTGAAAAAGGGACTTTGCTTCAGGAAAAGGCCTTTCTATACTTTGGAATAAACCTTTCACCGGCTTTGGTAGCCGTTGGATATATCATTCGCTTGCGGATCGCTGTTTTGGTATTTATGGGCGGTGTCATCAGTTGGTGGATAGCTATTCCTGCTTATATAGCGGTGAATGGCGCACCTGCAGATGCTGATGCTGTAACTTTAGGTGGACAAATCTGGAACGCCAATATCCGCTATTTGGGAGCAGGTGCAATGTTGATAGGAGGGCTTTGGGCTCTGGTGAGCATCAGAACTGCACTGATGTCGGCACTGACACATGGTCTTGCTGCTTTCAGAAAAAATGCCGGAATACAGAAAGCAGAGTTGCGCACAGACCGTGACCTTCCGATGTCGCTCCTACTTACCATGATGGGCTTTCTGATTATTGCCATATTCTTTATATATCATCGTGAAATAGCGGTGTTACCTGTTTCCCTTTTTATGGCAGTCGTTATGGTTGTGGCAGGTTTTCTGTTTTCGGCCGTTGCAGGCTATATGGCCGGTTTGGTCGGAAGCTCCAACAACCCAATTTCCGGTGTAACGATTGCAACTTTACTGGTAGCTTCCTTGTTGCTGCTCGCACTAATGGGAACAGGATCTGCAAAAGGTCCTGCTGCTGCAATATTGATTGGTGCCGTTGTTTGCTGTGCGGCGGCAATTGCCGGTGACAATATGCAAGACCTCAAGGCTGGTTATATTTTGGGCGCAACACCAAAAAAACAACAAACTATGCAAATCATTGGGGTAACCGCCGGAGCATTGGTGTTAGCACCTGTGCTTACTTTACTCAATACAGCCTATGGTTTTGGCCCCAAAACGGCAGAAAATCCCGATGCACTTGCCGCACCACAAGCAACGCTGATGCAAAGTGTAACCCAAGGTGTTTTTGGTGGGAACCTGCCCTGGCTAATGATTGGGTTAGGGGTTCTGATGGGTGCCATTGTCATAGTTGCCGATTTATATCAGGAAAAAAGAGGGTCTTCATTCCGGTTGCCGGTATTGGCAGTTGCTGTAGGAGCATACTTGCCCTTTGAGTTAGACAGTGCCATCATGTTAGGCGGGCTGATTTCCTGGTTTGCATCGCGTCAATTGTCAACCCGTAACGGCAAAAATTCGGGAGAGGGATCCCAATCGGGTTTGCTTTTTGCTTCCGGGCTAATTACCGGCGAAGCCTTGATAGGCATCGCTTTGGCTGTTCCGGTTGCCATCAGTGGCTCTACCAATGTTTTAGCCTTGTTGCAGGAACCTTTAAGCAGTTGGATAGGTGCATTGGCTTTGGCAGCCGTTTGTGCCGGACTATACCTTAGCGCCTCCAAATCGTCAGAAACCCCAAAATGA
- a CDS encoding sodium:solute symporter — MTIELHILDLVIIFLYFLAVFGVAYWASKSAGENSDQFFLAGRNLGWFVIGASLFASNIGSEHLIGLAGSGFSEGVPVAQYEIWAGVILLLLGWVFVPFYLKSGVATMPQFLELRYSNSARTYLAVVSVIAYVLTKISVTIFAGGVVLEAIGMDFWVGAILLVLATGIYTIFGGLRAVAYTDAMQMFVMIGGAIAVTYFGITALGGWDELWNITLQASSESGNTNGSNSFFEIWKPKDHPNYPWTGILFGAPILGIWYWCTDQFIVQRVLSAKNVQNAREGAIFAGFLKMLPLFLFVIPGIIAFALYQKGLLPSMPVVNGEAESNKALPALVKDVLPIGLRGLVVAGLFAALMSSLSSMFNSSSTLITLDFYQKFRPNAGQKELVNAGRISTMLLVLFSLLWIPVIQSGALSNQLFLYLQSIQAYISPPIAAVFLLGIFIKRLNGRGAMAALITGFVLGLLRFLLEIIKKTSLESGSPFYLFADINFLHFAILLFVICSAVLIVVSLLTSPPSPEQVEHVTYGDKFDRENISKKDIILSILLLAFIFILWAILKG, encoded by the coding sequence ATGACCATAGAATTACATATTTTAGACCTCGTTATTATATTTCTGTATTTTTTAGCTGTATTTGGGGTCGCCTATTGGGCTTCTAAAAGTGCAGGAGAAAATTCAGATCAGTTTTTTTTAGCCGGTCGCAATTTGGGATGGTTTGTTATCGGGGCCTCTTTGTTTGCCTCAAACATAGGGTCTGAACATCTGATTGGCCTTGCCGGGAGCGGGTTTTCTGAGGGAGTTCCTGTAGCTCAATACGAAATTTGGGCAGGAGTTATATTGTTGTTGTTAGGTTGGGTTTTTGTGCCTTTTTACCTAAAAAGCGGAGTCGCTACTATGCCTCAGTTTTTAGAATTGCGCTATTCTAACAGCGCCCGAACTTATCTGGCAGTAGTGTCGGTCATCGCTTATGTACTGACCAAAATTTCGGTAACCATTTTTGCGGGCGGTGTGGTGTTGGAAGCTATAGGTATGGATTTTTGGGTGGGTGCTATCTTATTGGTACTGGCAACCGGAATTTATACCATTTTTGGCGGGCTAAGAGCGGTTGCCTATACAGATGCCATGCAGATGTTTGTCATGATTGGCGGAGCAATAGCCGTTACCTATTTCGGGATCACTGCTTTAGGAGGCTGGGATGAACTTTGGAATATTACCCTGCAGGCCTCGTCTGAATCCGGCAATACTAACGGCAGCAACAGTTTTTTTGAAATATGGAAGCCTAAGGATCATCCAAACTATCCGTGGACGGGTATTTTGTTTGGAGCTCCTATTTTGGGCATCTGGTACTGGTGTACTGACCAGTTTATTGTACAACGGGTGCTTTCGGCAAAAAACGTTCAAAATGCCCGCGAAGGTGCTATTTTTGCCGGCTTCCTGAAAATGTTGCCTTTGTTTTTGTTTGTAATTCCGGGCATCATTGCGTTTGCCTTATACCAGAAAGGGCTATTGCCAAGTATGCCTGTGGTCAACGGTGAAGCAGAGTCAAATAAAGCTTTGCCGGCATTGGTCAAAGACGTATTGCCTATTGGTCTTAGGGGGTTGGTGGTAGCCGGTCTGTTCGCCGCTCTAATGAGTTCGTTGTCCTCCATGTTCAATTCAAGCTCAACGCTGATTACACTTGATTTTTACCAAAAATTCCGTCCCAATGCCGGACAAAAAGAGTTGGTCAATGCCGGACGGATTTCAACGATGCTTTTAGTATTGTTTAGCCTTCTTTGGATTCCCGTTATTCAAAGCGGAGCGTTGTCCAATCAGTTATTCTTGTATCTTCAAAGCATTCAGGCATATATTTCCCCACCAATTGCAGCGGTGTTCTTATTGGGTATCTTTATCAAACGTCTGAATGGCAGAGGGGCAATGGCAGCTTTGATTACCGGGTTTGTCCTCGGGTTACTGCGTTTTCTGTTAGAAATTATTAAAAAAACATCCTTAGAGTCAGGTTCACCGTTTTACCTTTTTGCAGATATCAATTTCCTGCATTTTGCCATTCTACTATTTGTGATATGTTCGGCTGTTTTAATAGTAGTGAGTTTGCTTACATCACCTCCTTCTCCCGAACAGGTTGAACATGTTACCTATGGCGACAAATTTGACAGGGAAAACATCTCTAAGAAAGACATTATTTTATCAATACTTTTACTAGCTTTCATCTTTATACTTTGGGCGATTTTGAAAGGATAG
- a CDS encoding dicarboxylate/amino acid:cation symporter, translating to MKKIPLHLQILIFMVFGIVFGIIGAYAGFKPFIVDWVKPFGTIFINALKLIAIPLVIASLIKGVSDLKDISSLSKMGFRTIGIFLITTVVAITLGLILVNVIRPGNLISETTRQELVTAYSSQASGKIELAEKQKSAGPLEPLVSLVSDNFFKSATDNSNMLQVIVFALFFGIALVMIPKEKAQPVKNFFDGFNEVILKMVDIIMLTAPIGVFALLAALVAESPSIDLFKALIGYAVCVLLGIGILLFLFYPFMVRTFAGIGLRQFWSALGPTQLVAFSTSSSAATLPVNLERTVTKLGVDDEVASFVLPVGATVNMDGTSLYQAIAAVFIAQAFGMELSLSAQLGIILTALLASIGSAPVPGAGMVMLVIVLAQAGIPEAGLALILAIDRPLDMCRTVANVTSDSTVSAIVARSLGKINPPIPD from the coding sequence ATGAAAAAAATCCCGTTGCATCTGCAGATTCTGATATTCATGGTATTTGGAATTGTGTTTGGTATCATAGGAGCTTATGCCGGCTTTAAACCTTTTATCGTTGATTGGGTAAAACCCTTTGGTACTATTTTTATCAACGCTCTGAAACTCATTGCCATACCCCTGGTCATTGCATCCCTGATAAAAGGAGTATCCGATTTAAAGGACATCAGTAGTTTGTCTAAAATGGGATTTCGTACTATTGGAATTTTTCTGATTACCACCGTTGTTGCTATAACGCTTGGTTTAATATTAGTCAATGTCATACGTCCGGGCAATTTAATCAGCGAAACCACCCGGCAGGAATTAGTTACTGCATACAGCTCACAGGCTTCGGGAAAGATAGAGTTGGCAGAAAAGCAAAAATCAGCCGGACCATTAGAGCCATTAGTAAGTTTGGTTTCTGATAATTTTTTCAAATCGGCAACTGATAACAGCAACATGTTGCAAGTCATTGTTTTTGCCTTGTTTTTCGGCATTGCCTTAGTGATGATACCCAAAGAAAAAGCGCAACCGGTCAAAAACTTCTTTGACGGGTTTAACGAAGTTATTCTCAAAATGGTAGATATTATTATGTTGACTGCTCCAATAGGTGTTTTTGCGTTGTTGGCGGCATTAGTCGCAGAATCCCCCAGCATTGATTTGTTTAAAGCATTAATAGGTTATGCCGTTTGTGTGTTGCTGGGGATTGGCATTTTGCTGTTCTTGTTTTATCCGTTTATGGTCAGAACGTTTGCGGGCATTGGGTTGCGTCAGTTTTGGTCTGCCTTGGGTCCTACACAATTAGTAGCATTTTCAACCAGTTCGAGTGCTGCCACGCTGCCGGTAAACTTAGAACGAACGGTAACCAAGCTTGGAGTTGATGATGAAGTAGCCAGTTTTGTGTTGCCGGTTGGAGCCACTGTAAACATGGACGGCACAAGTCTGTATCAGGCGATAGCAGCAGTGTTCATCGCTCAGGCTTTCGGTATGGAATTATCTCTTTCTGCTCAATTGGGGATTATTCTGACAGCCTTACTCGCTTCCATTGGCTCAGCTCCGGTTCCGGGCGCAGGAATGGTCATGTTGGTCATTGTATTGGCACAGGCAGGAATACCGGAAGCGGGATTGGCTTTAATTTTGGCAATTGACCGCCCTTTGGATATGTGCAGAACAGTTGCCAATGTAACCAGCGATTCGACAGTTTCGGCTATTGTTGCCCGCTCGCTTGGTAAAATTAATCCCCCCATTCCCGATTAA
- a CDS encoding PorT family protein, with translation MSIVFKKFIIFIVFFLSFIQLPFAQNIIVTTGLNLSNMLANYDDLTLGENLSMKPGFHVGTTFSFPISDIISFEPCILFETKGFKFKENVLGIKTVLTTNLYYVDIPMSAKVNYSINDDISVFGGFGPYLGLGLIGNIKTKFNVWGYKETEKEKLDWGNNEEEDDLKRFDFGLTFRAGANYKMFQASISYDIGLVNISSYTEDETKAKNRVLRFSIGYLIREN, from the coding sequence ATGAGTATTGTATTTAAAAAATTTATTATTTTTATTGTTTTTTTCTTAAGTTTCATTCAATTACCCTTTGCTCAAAACATAATTGTAACCACTGGGTTAAACCTATCAAATATGCTTGCCAATTATGATGATTTAACTCTTGGAGAAAACCTTTCTATGAAGCCAGGTTTTCATGTGGGAACAACTTTCAGTTTTCCTATTTCAGATATAATATCATTTGAACCTTGTATATTGTTTGAAACTAAAGGATTTAAGTTTAAAGAAAATGTTTTGGGTATTAAAACAGTTTTAACAACTAACCTATATTATGTTGACATTCCTATGTCTGCTAAGGTAAATTACAGTATAAATGATGATATATCAGTTTTTGGCGGATTTGGACCCTACTTAGGATTAGGGTTGATTGGAAACATAAAAACTAAGTTCAATGTTTGGGGTTACAAAGAAACCGAAAAGGAGAAACTTGATTGGGGAAACAATGAAGAAGAAGATGACCTAAAAAGATTTGATTTTGGGCTAACATTTAGAGCAGGAGCCAATTACAAAATGTTTCAGGCTAGCATTTCTTATGATATTGGTTTAGTAAACATTTCTTCTTATACTGAAGATGAAACTAAAGCAAAAAACAGGGTTTTAAGATTTTCTATAGGTTATTTAATACGAGAAAATTAA
- a CDS encoding SDR family oxidoreductase: MNVKNETVLISGGSSGIGLELSKLFAADGFNLILVSKPEDELKEAQTLLEQSFPEVKIITIQKDLTNAKAAEEVFQQVEDTGLAITVLVNNAGFGTYGYFSENDMNTEYQSILLNCGAVYKMTRLFLPGMIARNRGFILNVSSVAAFQPNPLFCVYGATKAFVLSMSKALRFELKKQKTGVSVTTLCPPPTRTKFIAAAGMQKSAMFRHIDSLDAATVARYGYKALFNKTETIIPGGYIGVLYRLVNILLPQWLVMQLAYFKLIMKIKN; encoded by the coding sequence ATGAATGTAAAAAATGAAACGGTACTTATTTCCGGAGGCTCATCGGGAATAGGGCTTGAGTTGTCAAAATTATTTGCCGCTGACGGTTTTAATTTGATTTTGGTGTCAAAACCGGAAGATGAGTTAAAGGAAGCCCAAACACTTTTGGAGCAAAGTTTTCCTGAAGTCAAAATAATAACCATCCAAAAAGACCTTACCAATGCCAAGGCTGCAGAGGAAGTATTTCAGCAGGTAGAAGACACGGGACTTGCCATCACTGTTTTGGTGAATAATGCGGGTTTTGGCACTTATGGATATTTTTCAGAAAACGATATGAATACTGAATATCAATCCATTCTGTTAAATTGTGGTGCTGTTTATAAAATGACCCGTTTATTTTTACCCGGTATGATAGCCCGAAATCGGGGATTTATCCTCAACGTTTCATCAGTAGCAGCATTTCAACCCAACCCTTTATTTTGTGTTTACGGTGCAACCAAAGCATTTGTACTTTCCATGTCCAAAGCCCTACGGTTTGAGTTGAAAAAGCAAAAAACGGGAGTGAGCGTTACCACACTTTGTCCGCCGCCTACCCGGACTAAATTTATAGCGGCTGCAGGTATGCAAAAATCTGCTATGTTCAGGCATATAGATTCTTTAGATGCCGCCACTGTTGCCCGATATGGATACAAAGCCCTATTCAATAAAACAGAAACGATCATTCCGGGAGGTTATATAGGCGTTTTGTACAGATTGGTCAATATACTTTTGCCCCAATGGCTTGTGATGCAGTTGGCCTATTTTAAACTGATTATGAAAATAAAGAATTAA